In Fervidobacterium nodosum Rt17-B1, one genomic interval encodes:
- a CDS encoding TrpB-like pyridoxal phosphate-dependent enzyme: protein MREKVYLKFEEMPKVYYNVLADLPFELDPPLDPETNKPISPEKLLAIFPEPLLEQEVSKERFIPIPEPVLKEYAVYRPTPLVRATFLEEYLRTRTKIYYKYEGVSPTGSHKVNTAIAQAYYNKIAGTKTLVTETGAGQWGSALSYAGQKFGLDVRIFMVKVSYQQKPFRKILMNLFGGDVQPSPSNLTQIGRQFSEDHPGTLGIAISEAIHTVLNEKDAKYSLGSVLNHVLLHQTIIGLEMKKQLEIIGIKPDIIVACHGGGSNFGGSALPFIPDVLSGKNIKIVAVEPESCPSLTKGEYRYDFGDTAGLTPLMKMYTLGKDFVPPAIHAGGLRYHGASPIVSKLYHERLIDAASVTQEEVFEAGKLFAKLEGIVPAPESAHAIAYVIKEAKKGDKESIVFTLSGHGYFDLNAYINQ from the coding sequence ATGAGAGAAAAAGTATATCTAAAGTTTGAAGAGATGCCAAAGGTGTATTACAACGTTTTAGCGGATTTGCCATTTGAACTTGACCCACCACTTGATCCAGAAACAAATAAACCTATTTCTCCAGAGAAACTTTTAGCGATATTCCCAGAGCCATTACTTGAGCAAGAAGTTAGCAAAGAAAGATTTATTCCAATACCTGAGCCCGTGCTTAAAGAGTATGCAGTATACCGTCCAACGCCACTTGTCAGAGCAACATTCTTGGAAGAATATCTCAGAACAAGAACAAAAATATACTATAAGTACGAAGGAGTAAGCCCTACTGGTAGCCACAAGGTTAACACAGCCATCGCTCAAGCTTATTACAATAAAATCGCCGGAACTAAAACACTCGTAACGGAAACAGGCGCAGGACAGTGGGGGAGCGCACTCTCATATGCAGGTCAAAAATTCGGACTTGACGTGCGCATTTTCATGGTTAAGGTTAGTTACCAACAAAAACCATTTCGAAAGATACTTATGAATTTATTTGGTGGAGATGTTCAGCCAAGTCCAAGTAACTTAACGCAAATAGGGAGGCAATTTAGCGAAGACCATCCAGGGACATTAGGTATAGCCATATCTGAAGCAATCCATACAGTTTTAAACGAAAAAGATGCAAAATACTCTCTTGGAAGTGTTTTAAACCATGTGCTTTTGCACCAAACTATCATCGGACTTGAGATGAAAAAACAGCTTGAGATAATAGGAATAAAACCTGATATAATTGTTGCCTGTCACGGTGGTGGCTCAAACTTCGGTGGTAGTGCTCTTCCTTTCATACCAGATGTGCTATCAGGAAAAAACATAAAGATTGTGGCTGTGGAACCGGAAAGTTGTCCATCGCTTACAAAAGGTGAGTACAGATACGATTTCGGTGACACTGCAGGATTAACACCTTTAATGAAAATGTACACATTAGGCAAAGACTTCGTACCACCAGCAATCCATGCCGGTGGGTTAAGATACCACGGCGCTTCACCCATAGTTTCAAAACTTTACCATGAAAGACTTATCGACGCGGCTAGCGTAACCCAAGAAGAAGTCTTCGAAGCTGGAAAATTATTTGCAAAACTCGAGGGAATAGTTCCTGCCCCTGAATCTGCCCACGCAATCGCGTATGTTATAAAAGAAGCTAAAAAAGGTGATAAAGAGAGCATCGTATTCACATTATCAGGACATGGATACTTTGATTTAAACGCTTATATAAATCAATGA
- a CDS encoding anaerobic ribonucleoside-triphosphate reductase, producing MSDILEILNYMNFSDDFVEELKNVPKKFLELEGIYWQLDIASFTEHFFNNGILNSSIDSNANVRSTNVYTYFNEIVKPWSKLYSLYYIYNRMKSLFGEDDAKKFLRYEILGDIYLHDAHHAAFEPYCYAYSLRPIAEKGLFFIDSIKSTPAKHLSSYIQHVIQFVMFASNQQSGAVGLPDFFVWLAYYYNKDLKEGIIPKGLEKQYLHQHFQIFTYSINQPIRGTQSPYTNFTYLDRNYIKTIFEGETYPDGSQITDYVEDIINLQKEYWMWITSEREKQMFTFPVLTASLLYKDGKFVDEDSARFINKVNMKWQDTNWYISDSIDAVASCCRLTSSTKELKSKQFSLGKEKLAGMSNSIGGSDLNIGSFKVVTINLPRIALETKDKVLFKEKLREKVGLTHKVLASIRNIIQERIQQGVLPLYNLGLMDLNRQYGTVGINGLYEAMEILGLTTMDIDGIKYTKEGEEFISEILDEIRKLNDEAFEMYDFTFNIEQIPAEKAAVTLAEKDKILYNTNYALYSNQWLPLTTNTDMLNRIKYSGMFDKKVSGGAILHINIDSPFRSEEESWNMVNLVAQMGVVYFAFNQKISVCEEGHAFYGEKCPMCGKVKSDEYLRIVGYLVPVKSFNKVRQKEEYPKRVFY from the coding sequence ATGTCAGATATTCTAGAAATTCTAAATTACATGAACTTTTCAGATGATTTCGTTGAGGAATTGAAAAATGTGCCAAAAAAATTTTTAGAGCTTGAAGGTATATATTGGCAATTGGATATAGCCAGCTTTACAGAACATTTTTTCAATAATGGAATACTGAATTCTTCGATAGATTCCAACGCGAACGTTAGAAGCACAAACGTTTATACTTACTTCAACGAAATAGTAAAACCTTGGTCTAAACTTTACTCGTTGTATTACATATACAACCGTATGAAAAGTTTGTTTGGTGAAGATGATGCGAAAAAGTTTTTGAGGTACGAAATACTTGGTGATATATATTTACATGACGCGCACCACGCGGCATTCGAACCATATTGTTATGCTTATTCACTCCGCCCAATTGCTGAAAAAGGGCTGTTCTTTATCGATAGCATCAAATCAACACCTGCAAAACACCTATCTTCTTACATACAACATGTGATTCAATTCGTCATGTTCGCCTCCAATCAGCAATCGGGCGCCGTTGGTCTACCTGATTTCTTCGTATGGCTTGCTTACTATTACAATAAAGACTTAAAAGAAGGAATTATCCCCAAGGGATTAGAAAAGCAATACTTACATCAACACTTCCAAATTTTTACTTACTCTATCAACCAACCAATCAGAGGCACACAATCACCATATACAAACTTCACATATCTTGATAGAAATTACATAAAGACCATATTCGAAGGAGAGACATATCCAGATGGCTCACAAATTACAGATTATGTTGAAGATATTATCAACCTTCAAAAGGAATATTGGATGTGGATTACCAGTGAACGAGAAAAACAGATGTTTACATTCCCAGTACTCACAGCTTCACTACTCTATAAAGACGGCAAATTCGTTGATGAAGATAGTGCAAGGTTTATTAATAAAGTCAATATGAAATGGCAAGATACAAACTGGTATATTTCAGATTCGATCGACGCAGTCGCATCGTGTTGTAGACTCACAAGTTCTACAAAAGAGTTGAAATCAAAACAATTTAGCTTGGGTAAAGAAAAATTGGCCGGTATGTCCAATTCTATAGGAGGTTCTGATTTAAACATCGGTTCATTTAAAGTTGTTACAATCAATCTCCCTAGGATAGCACTTGAAACAAAAGATAAGGTGTTATTCAAAGAAAAACTTAGAGAAAAAGTTGGATTGACGCATAAAGTACTTGCGAGTATAAGAAATATTATTCAAGAGCGTATCCAACAAGGAGTATTGCCGCTTTACAACCTTGGGTTAATGGATTTGAACAGGCAATATGGAACAGTTGGAATAAATGGACTATATGAGGCAATGGAAATTCTTGGTTTAACAACAATGGATATAGATGGTATAAAGTACACAAAAGAAGGAGAAGAATTTATCAGCGAGATACTTGACGAGATTCGCAAACTCAACGACGAAGCGTTTGAAATGTACGATTTTACATTCAATATCGAACAGATACCCGCAGAAAAAGCTGCTGTAACTTTGGCAGAGAAAGATAAAATTTTGTACAACACAAATTATGCTCTCTATTCAAATCAGTGGTTACCTTTAACCACAAACACAGACATGCTTAATAGAATAAAATACTCTGGGATGTTCGATAAAAAAGTCTCAGGTGGTGCGATACTGCATATAAATATAGATTCACCATTCAGAAGTGAGGAAGAATCGTGGAATATGGTTAATTTAGTTGCACAAATGGGTGTTGTATATTTTGCATTCAATCAAAAGATTAGTGTCTGTGAAGAAGGACACGCTTTCTATGGTGAAAAATGTCCAATGTGCGGAAAAGTAAAATCTGACGAGTACCTTAGAATTGTCGGTTACCTTGTACCTGTAAAATCATTCAACAAAGTAAGGCAGAAAGAAGAGTATCCAAAGAGGGTATTTTACTAA
- a CDS encoding glycerate kinase type-2 family protein: protein MREKLKAIINEVINEVLPDKAVKNKLKELNVQSEVILVSIGKAAWRMANAAKEVLGDRIKKGIVITKYKHSEGPIEGIEIYEAGHPTPDENTIKATKRALEITSNLSENDTVLFLVSGGGSALFEMPKDGISLSEMQDLTNQLLKSGANIVEINTIRKHLSKVKGGRFAQHVYPAKVLSLVLSDVLGDRLDTIASGPAYPDSSTSQQAIDVIEKYKLKVSNDILNALKEETPKELPNIETYIIGSVKVSCDKAMEKARELEFNTIILTTQLNCEAKEAGRFLAAIGKEILENNRPIPKPAAVILGGEAVVHVKGNGKGGRNQELALSFAIEIEGLEKIALCSFGTDGTDGPTDAAGGIVDGQTCEKIRKAGYSPEKLLENNDSYNALKIANDLLITGPTGTNVNDLIVMLVE from the coding sequence ATGAGAGAAAAATTAAAAGCGATAATTAACGAAGTAATTAACGAAGTCTTACCAGATAAAGCCGTTAAAAACAAATTGAAAGAATTAAATGTTCAAAGTGAAGTCATATTAGTTTCCATCGGAAAAGCTGCATGGCGCATGGCGAATGCCGCAAAAGAAGTTTTGGGAGATAGAATTAAAAAAGGCATAGTAATAACAAAATACAAACACTCCGAAGGTCCTATAGAAGGAATTGAAATATACGAAGCGGGGCATCCTACACCCGATGAAAATACCATCAAAGCCACGAAAAGAGCATTAGAGATAACTTCAAACCTTTCGGAAAATGATACCGTTCTTTTCCTTGTTTCCGGTGGTGGATCTGCATTGTTTGAAATGCCAAAAGATGGGATTTCATTGAGTGAAATGCAAGATCTTACTAACCAGCTTCTTAAAAGTGGGGCTAATATAGTTGAGATAAACACTATAAGAAAACATCTTTCAAAGGTTAAGGGCGGACGTTTTGCTCAACATGTTTATCCCGCAAAGGTTCTCTCACTTGTATTATCAGATGTACTGGGTGATAGGTTAGATACAATCGCATCCGGCCCAGCTTATCCAGACAGTTCAACATCACAACAAGCAATTGATGTAATTGAAAAATATAAATTGAAAGTTTCAAACGATATTTTAAATGCTCTCAAAGAAGAAACACCAAAAGAATTACCAAACATTGAAACCTATATCATCGGTAGTGTAAAAGTCAGCTGTGATAAGGCAATGGAAAAAGCTCGTGAATTAGAGTTTAATACAATAATTCTAACAACCCAGCTTAACTGCGAAGCAAAAGAAGCTGGGAGATTTCTTGCAGCAATTGGTAAAGAGATATTGGAAAATAACAGGCCCATTCCAAAACCAGCGGCTGTTATTTTAGGTGGCGAAGCGGTAGTACATGTAAAGGGCAATGGTAAAGGTGGTCGAAATCAAGAACTTGCGTTGTCGTTTGCTATAGAGATCGAAGGTTTAGAAAAAATAGCTCTTTGTTCTTTCGGAACTGATGGAACCGATGGACCAACTGATGCCGCTGGAGGTATCGTAGATGGTCAAACTTGCGAAAAAATAAGAAAAGCCGGTTATTCGCCTGAAAAACTTTTGGAAAACAACGATTCATATAACGCACTTAAAATAGCTAACGACTTACTGATAACAGGTCCTACAGGAACAAACGTAAATGATTTAATTGTAATGCTAGTTGAATAA
- a CDS encoding energy-coupling factor ABC transporter ATP-binding protein, translated as MGNTLEKIKVEHLTYRYPFTERNVLEDITFTINQGECVGIIGRNGSGKSTLCYALSGLVPSFFKGKYSGTVYIDGIDIRHIPPEERVKKVGIIFQNPFSQISGAKMSVYEEVAFGLENIGIEKEEMVKRIEEVLKKFNLWDKKDENPFELSGGQLQRLAIASMLALKPEILILDEPTSQLDPQGTNEVYETISKLREDGMTIVIVDHKYEKLVEYVDKIIFLHDGKIVAYDKPEKIFSLPEIEEYKIGEPYQTMICKKYGLKNKESLYPVRFLEAVEVLRGAQIEWEL; from the coding sequence ATGGGTAATACATTAGAGAAAATTAAAGTTGAGCATTTAACTTACAGGTATCCTTTTACGGAAAGGAATGTATTGGAAGATATAACATTCACTATAAACCAAGGTGAGTGTGTTGGAATAATTGGTAGAAATGGTTCAGGGAAGTCTACATTGTGCTATGCACTAAGTGGACTCGTGCCAAGTTTTTTTAAAGGAAAATACAGTGGAACTGTTTACATAGATGGAATTGATATAAGGCATATACCTCCTGAAGAACGAGTTAAAAAAGTGGGAATAATATTCCAGAACCCTTTCTCTCAAATTAGTGGTGCGAAGATGAGTGTTTACGAAGAAGTTGCTTTTGGGCTCGAAAATATAGGGATTGAAAAAGAAGAAATGGTTAAAAGAATAGAAGAAGTATTGAAAAAATTTAATCTTTGGGATAAGAAAGATGAAAATCCTTTTGAACTTTCCGGTGGTCAACTTCAAAGACTTGCGATAGCGAGCATGCTAGCTCTTAAACCTGAAATTTTGATACTTGACGAACCAACGTCTCAACTCGATCCACAAGGTACAAATGAGGTCTATGAGACGATATCAAAACTCAGGGAAGATGGAATGACGATAGTTATAGTCGACCACAAGTACGAGAAGCTTGTCGAGTATGTTGATAAGATAATATTCTTGCACGATGGGAAGATAGTTGCTTACGATAAACCAGAAAAGATTTTTTCTCTGCCAGAAATCGAAGAATACAAAATTGGAGAACCTTATCAAACGATGATATGTAAAAAATACGGTTTAAAAAATAAGGAAAGTTTGTATCCTGTAAGATTTCTAGAAGCTGTTGAAGTACTGAGAGGAGCACAAATAGAATGGGAATTATAG
- a CDS encoding GntP family permease, translating to MGVWMVILLLLSIIFIVYSTVRWRLHPFLALIFAAFLYGILSKMNLGDIVKSITEGFGGTVSSIGIVIVAGTIIGVFLEKSGGAFTMAESVLKLTGKKNVPLAMSIIGYIVSIPVFCDSGFVILTPLNKALTKRANLSLATTGIALSLGLYATHTMVPPTPGPVAAAGALGADLGLTILMGLIVSIPAIIVGWIFSIKFASKIQIDPEPELTEEEINKKMKEAPSAAGAFLPIVLPIILIVLKSVSDFPTKPFGDGFLRNFIGFVGHPVTALMIGVLISFLLPKKVDKEIFSMTGWVGQAVQQAGIIILITAAGGAFGKVLQNSGIANVIGQYLSAANLGMWLPFIIAAAIKTAQGSSTVAIITTASLLAPLMESLGFTSNMAKALVVVAIGAGSMVVSHANDSYFWVVSQLSKMDVKTGYKLQTFGTLLEGITAAVVVWIFSFFLV from the coding sequence ATGGGAGTTTGGATGGTTATCTTGTTGCTACTCTCCATTATCTTTATAGTTTATTCTACGGTTCGCTGGAGACTACATCCATTTCTTGCATTAATCTTCGCTGCGTTTTTGTACGGAATTTTATCAAAGATGAACTTAGGAGACATCGTAAAGTCCATTACTGAAGGTTTTGGTGGAACTGTGAGTTCTATAGGTATAGTTATTGTTGCTGGTACTATCATCGGAGTGTTTCTTGAAAAATCTGGTGGAGCATTCACTATGGCAGAATCTGTTTTAAAATTAACTGGGAAGAAGAATGTTCCACTGGCTATGAGCATAATAGGGTACATAGTATCTATACCTGTTTTCTGTGACTCTGGATTTGTTATATTAACCCCTCTCAATAAAGCTCTCACAAAACGTGCAAATCTTTCACTTGCCACAACGGGTATAGCCTTAAGTTTAGGTCTTTATGCAACACACACTATGGTTCCACCAACACCAGGCCCAGTTGCTGCCGCCGGTGCTCTAGGTGCAGATTTAGGACTTACTATACTGATGGGTCTAATAGTGTCTATTCCAGCAATAATAGTAGGTTGGATATTTTCAATAAAGTTTGCTTCAAAGATACAAATAGACCCTGAACCAGAATTAACTGAAGAAGAAATAAATAAGAAAATGAAAGAAGCTCCTTCTGCAGCTGGAGCATTCCTCCCTATAGTTCTTCCAATAATTCTTATAGTTTTAAAATCCGTTTCAGATTTTCCAACAAAACCATTTGGAGATGGCTTTTTACGCAATTTCATTGGTTTCGTTGGACATCCAGTAACAGCATTAATGATAGGTGTCTTGATTTCATTCTTACTACCAAAGAAAGTTGACAAAGAGATATTCTCGATGACTGGATGGGTTGGTCAAGCTGTTCAACAGGCAGGAATTATCATCCTTATCACGGCGGCTGGTGGTGCATTCGGTAAAGTTTTGCAAAATTCAGGCATAGCAAACGTTATAGGTCAATACCTTTCCGCCGCGAACCTTGGAATGTGGCTTCCGTTTATTATAGCTGCAGCTATAAAAACGGCGCAAGGGTCATCAACTGTAGCTATAATAACTACCGCATCGTTATTAGCACCTCTCATGGAATCTTTAGGTTTTACTTCTAATATGGCAAAAGCTTTAGTTGTCGTAGCAATAGGCGCTGGTTCAATGGTTGTATCACACGCCAACGATAGCTATTTCTGGGTTGTATCGCAACTTTCTAAAATGGATGTAAAAACTGGATACAAATTGCAAACTTTTGGTACACTCCTTGAAGGTATTACCGCAGCTGTCGTTGTTTGGATCTTCAGCTTTTTCTTAGTATAA
- the tsaB gene encoding tRNA (adenosine(37)-N6)-threonylcarbamoyltransferase complex dimerization subunit type 1 TsaB, whose amino-acid sequence MKIFAIDTSTSRVASCYVDDEKKVFIDLETHEKHGLQINQIVEKMKEVNFGDIDVVGIGIGPGSLTGLRVGISFATGLGIGKKIVQVNSLKLIASNLKFYDGYIVVVRKAREGYLYGAIYKGQRDGNLIEIEAPFIDSIDSIREKAKKYNDKVFIGDGAQFFDERFEDDDINFPSSRNLFKLVSEEIKVGNFVEYVEPMYLQKSIAELNFEKRLREKQNLENMQNENK is encoded by the coding sequence TTGAAGATTTTTGCCATAGACACATCAACATCGAGGGTTGCATCATGTTACGTAGATGATGAAAAGAAGGTATTCATAGACCTTGAGACACACGAGAAACATGGATTGCAGATAAATCAAATTGTAGAAAAGATGAAGGAAGTAAATTTTGGTGATATAGACGTTGTTGGTATAGGGATTGGGCCAGGGAGTCTTACTGGACTTCGTGTTGGAATTTCCTTCGCTACAGGTCTTGGGATAGGGAAAAAGATTGTTCAGGTAAATTCTTTAAAGCTAATCGCTTCTAATTTGAAATTTTACGATGGTTATATCGTTGTGGTTAGAAAAGCGAGGGAAGGATATCTATATGGCGCTATTTACAAAGGGCAGAGAGATGGAAATTTAATAGAAATTGAGGCACCGTTTATCGATAGTATAGATTCTATAAGAGAGAAAGCAAAGAAATACAACGATAAAGTTTTTATAGGTGATGGTGCGCAGTTTTTCGATGAAAGGTTCGAAGATGACGATATTAACTTCCCTTCGTCAAGAAATTTATTTAAACTAGTTTCAGAGGAGATTAAAGTGGGAAATTTTGTTGAATACGTAGAACCTATGTATTTACAAAAGAGTATCGCTGAATTGAATTTTGAGAAAAGACTCCGAGAAAAGCAAAATCTAGAGAATATGCAAAATGAAAACAAGTAA
- the mutS gene encoding DNA mismatch repair protein MutS → MEKSLFDTKNLKITPMMKQYLDIKDKYKDSILLFRLGDFYEAFFDDALTVSKILNIVLTKRQDAPMAGIPYHALDNYLKKLVDAGYKVAICEQMEDPALAKGIVKREVTRVITPGTIIEDELLTTENNYMMSLYETKDGKISCILTDSSTGEVIIKQMESIDEISDFLQTHRVSQIICPENFYDKIVNIARVLGIFVDKLDDWYYENDIQTIKEAYGLVSIEHFELGEASKPLCATIKYINYTLNRQAKLKVPKTLDESKYMTLDSTTVENLSLIPGDKGKNLYDVLNKTNTPMGGRLLKWVILHPLKDRNEIEKRLWYVEAFYEDPLLTNEIREYLNGVYDLERIINRLEYDSAKPKDLISLKTTLEVVEPIKEALSTNEKLIQLAQMLPDLSQIKVKIENTLLEEFEGELGEGKIIKEGVSKELDEYRELLYHSNEKLKEFEERERAKTGIQKLKVSFNNVFGYYIEIPKGQVKFAPQEYTRIQTLVNAERYTTTELKEFEQKILAAKEKVEILEKTIFKQICDELKGYTQDLRKLAEMLSWIDVYSNFAYVSKLYSYSKPEISDSEFKVLNGRHPVVERFVDEFVPNDIYMSDELRMYILTGPNMSGKSTYIRQVGLIALMTQIGCFVPAQYAKVPVFDRIFTRMGARDDISTGKSTFLTEMNEVALILSKATQKSLVLLDEVGRGTSTFDGISIAWAMSEYIYNEIKCKTIFATHFTELTELSEGYSGIKNLTVDVKETPDGVVFLHKVVEGVADRSYGIEVAAIAGLPESIIERAKEILNIIVEKSDLEKKVGVLKEGQMKKIKATKKSVPEGQMKLF, encoded by the coding sequence ATGGAAAAGAGTCTTTTCGATACTAAAAATTTGAAAATTACGCCTATGATGAAGCAATATTTGGATATTAAAGATAAATATAAAGATTCCATATTACTCTTCAGATTGGGTGATTTTTACGAAGCATTTTTTGATGATGCACTTACCGTTTCTAAGATTTTGAATATCGTCCTTACCAAGCGTCAGGATGCTCCGATGGCAGGTATTCCCTATCATGCGCTTGACAATTACCTAAAAAAACTTGTTGATGCGGGTTATAAAGTCGCGATATGTGAGCAGATGGAAGATCCTGCGCTTGCAAAAGGTATAGTAAAAAGAGAAGTAACGAGAGTTATTACACCAGGCACGATAATAGAAGATGAACTTTTGACTACTGAAAATAACTACATGATGTCACTTTACGAAACCAAAGATGGAAAGATTTCTTGTATACTCACAGACAGTTCTACCGGAGAGGTTATAATAAAGCAAATGGAAAGCATTGATGAAATAAGTGATTTTTTGCAAACACATAGAGTATCTCAAATAATTTGCCCAGAGAATTTTTACGATAAGATAGTTAATATTGCAAGAGTGCTTGGAATTTTTGTCGATAAATTGGATGATTGGTACTATGAAAATGATATTCAGACCATAAAAGAGGCCTACGGGTTAGTTTCAATTGAGCACTTCGAACTTGGTGAAGCTTCAAAACCTTTGTGTGCGACGATAAAGTATATCAATTACACACTCAACAGACAAGCAAAACTAAAAGTGCCAAAAACTTTGGATGAATCAAAATATATGACACTTGATTCAACAACAGTCGAAAATCTTTCTCTCATACCAGGCGATAAAGGAAAGAATTTATACGATGTGCTCAATAAGACAAATACACCGATGGGAGGAAGACTTCTTAAGTGGGTAATACTTCACCCTCTTAAAGATAGAAATGAAATAGAAAAGCGTTTATGGTATGTTGAAGCCTTTTACGAAGATCCACTTTTGACAAACGAAATTAGAGAATATTTGAATGGTGTTTACGATTTAGAAAGGATAATCAACAGACTTGAGTACGATAGTGCAAAACCAAAAGATTTGATAAGTTTAAAAACAACGTTGGAAGTTGTAGAACCCATTAAAGAGGCTTTATCAACGAACGAAAAGCTAATACAACTAGCTCAAATGTTGCCTGACTTATCACAAATAAAAGTAAAGATAGAAAATACACTTTTGGAGGAATTTGAAGGTGAACTAGGTGAGGGTAAGATAATTAAAGAAGGAGTTTCAAAAGAACTTGATGAATACAGAGAACTTCTGTATCACTCTAATGAAAAATTGAAAGAATTCGAGGAACGTGAGCGGGCGAAGACAGGTATTCAAAAGTTAAAGGTAAGTTTCAACAATGTCTTTGGATATTACATAGAAATTCCAAAAGGTCAAGTTAAATTCGCACCACAGGAATATACTAGGATACAGACATTAGTCAACGCGGAAAGGTATACAACCACCGAGTTAAAAGAGTTTGAGCAGAAAATCTTAGCGGCTAAAGAAAAGGTTGAGATATTAGAAAAGACTATATTTAAACAAATATGCGATGAATTGAAAGGATACACCCAAGACCTAAGAAAATTGGCAGAAATGCTTAGTTGGATTGATGTGTATTCGAACTTTGCGTACGTTTCAAAACTTTATTCTTATTCCAAACCGGAAATTTCAGACTCAGAATTCAAGGTTTTGAATGGCAGACATCCTGTTGTTGAGCGCTTCGTTGATGAATTTGTTCCAAACGATATTTATATGTCCGATGAACTGAGGATGTACATTTTAACAGGTCCAAATATGAGTGGTAAGAGTACGTACATTCGCCAAGTCGGTTTAATTGCTTTGATGACTCAAATTGGTTGTTTTGTTCCGGCGCAATACGCAAAAGTACCTGTTTTCGATAGGATATTCACCAGAATGGGTGCAAGAGATGATATCTCAACAGGGAAAAGTACGTTTCTAACCGAAATGAACGAGGTAGCACTTATATTATCTAAAGCTACCCAAAAAAGCTTGGTTTTGCTTGATGAGGTTGGGAGAGGTACAAGCACGTTCGATGGCATAAGTATCGCGTGGGCTATGAGTGAGTATATTTACAACGAAATAAAATGCAAAACGATATTTGCCACACATTTCACTGAATTAACAGAGCTTTCCGAAGGGTACAGTGGTATAAAAAATTTAACTGTTGATGTTAAGGAGACACCGGATGGAGTTGTATTCTTGCATAAAGTTGTGGAAGGTGTGGCGGATAGAAGCTATGGAATAGAGGTTGCGGCGATTGCAGGGCTGCCAGAGAGTATAATAGAGAGGGCTAAGGAAATATTAAATATCATAGTTGAGAAGAGTGATTTGGAGAAAAAAGTTGGTGTGCTTAAGGAAGGTCAAATGAAAAAAATAAAAGCTACGAAAAAAAGTGTACCAGAAGGTCAAATGAAATTGTTTTAA
- a CDS encoding energy-coupling factor ABC transporter ATP-binding protein, whose product MGIIEVKNLWYAYKPGKYVLEDITLSFDDRPTAIVGENGAGKTTFVKLLKGLLKPVKGDVFIKGQNTKEATVAQLAKVIGLVFQNPSDQIFKSKVIDEVMFGPLNIFKDKHLSYEKSLKALELVGLEDKKEIHPYDLTLSERKLLCLASVLAMEPEIVILDEPTIAQDRYSISRIAEIVKNLVQSGKIILTITHDMDFVLENFERTIVFCKGKVISDGPTKEVLKDESKIIQAHLELPTLYKLRKAIDKK is encoded by the coding sequence ATGGGAATTATAGAAGTTAAAAATCTGTGGTATGCATACAAACCGGGAAAGTATGTACTTGAAGATATTACGCTTTCTTTTGATGATAGACCAACAGCGATAGTTGGTGAAAATGGCGCAGGAAAGACAACGTTTGTAAAACTTTTAAAAGGCCTTTTGAAACCTGTTAAAGGAGATGTTTTTATCAAAGGTCAAAATACAAAAGAAGCAACGGTGGCACAACTTGCGAAAGTTATAGGGTTAGTATTTCAAAATCCTTCAGATCAGATATTTAAGAGCAAGGTTATAGATGAAGTTATGTTTGGTCCCCTTAATATATTCAAAGATAAACATTTATCTTATGAAAAATCACTGAAAGCTTTAGAATTAGTTGGTCTGGAAGATAAAAAAGAAATACATCCTTACGATTTGACTTTATCTGAGAGAAAATTGCTTTGTCTTGCTTCCGTATTGGCTATGGAGCCGGAGATAGTAATCTTAGACGAACCAACGATAGCCCAAGATAGATATTCGATAAGTCGTATAGCTGAGATAGTTAAAAATCTTGTTCAGAGCGGTAAGATTATTTTAACTATAACTCACGATATGGATTTTGTTTTGGAGAATTTTGAAAGGACCATAGTTTTTTGCAAAGGAAAGGTGATTTCTGACGGACCAACAAAGGAAGTTTTAAAAGATGAAAGTAAAATTATACAAGCCCACCTTGAATTGCCTACTTTGTATAAGTTACGTAAAGCTATCGACAAAAAATAA